In Rosa rugosa chromosome 4, drRosRugo1.1, whole genome shotgun sequence, the genomic stretch cacatcttaaccgttcagtttttaggtcctaatgtatagatcacttctgcaaaatttcagccaaattggtgatcgttaaggcatccaaaactgcaatttacacgaacgaaccggaaccgttcgtgtacattgttgtaaattgcagttttggatgccttaacgatcaccaatttggctgaaattttacagagttgatctatacattaggacctaaaaactgaacggttaagatgtgaaaatataatcgaaaagtgggtcaaaacctaaaatctgtacctaagaaaaactgcaGACGTCCGTAGTGGAGAagcgctgtatatatatatatatgtatatatatatatatatatatatatatatatgtatatatatatatgtcttgcCAATTGATCAGACGTCCGTAGTGGAGAagcgctgtatatatatatatatatgtatatatgtatatatatgtatatatgtatatatatgtatatatatatatatatatatatatatatatatatatgtcttgcCAATTGATCATTCACTGAGATAGTCAATTTCATAACAGTTCTCATCAATACAATTGAGAATAATAAACCCAAataggcctcatcaacgggccgggctgggccttactccatttttaaatagtagcgggccaggctttattgtaaattgaaggatccaagtccatccatttaatgcgggccttgcgggctttatttacaaataaatctttaaagataatattttttataaacttatatttatatatcatacactccaaagagcaacctctatcaacttaaataaaatgggaaaaccgaccgttggatgagattattataataaattatgagcgtggtaaaaaatttagccaatttcaccatattttagaatccgatcgaattagtcaaccgtcgtcacttgtatgttttcttggttgaccgatggcatgacgactgcgaaacgtgcttattttttcacatcacgtctgtaaatattccatcgatggatgtgcgtacacataagataaaaatttcaattttaattacaaagaagtttgcctatatcaatttgcctccaaaagttgtatgacttgtatattgcatttaaattattgaggttcattctaaagcaaccatgaagtggaaaatgaatttagagaaatcaaccgctcgattgagagattgtaatgttttatggtgattgtaaaaaattcagctaatttgattctcgtttcgaattcgatcaactatgtcaaatttagttactcttatgaaccttatatttatatatcatacactccaaagtgcaacctctataaattcaaataaaatgaaaaaaccgaccggtggatgtgattattacaataaattatgagtgtggtaaaaaattttgccaatttcaccatattttcgaatctgatcgaattggtcaaccgttgtcacttgtatgtcttcttggttgaccgatgacatgacgaccgcgaaacgtgcttattttttcacatcacgtatataaatattcagtcaatggatgtgcatggacataagataaaaatttcaattttaattacaaatacgttggcctataccaatttgcctcctaaagttgtatgacttatacattgcatttaaattgttgaggtctattctaaagcaaccatgaagtgaaagatgaatttggagaaaccaaccgcttgatggagatattgtaatgttttatggtggttgtaaaaaattcagccaatttagttctcgtttcgaattcgatcaactaggtcaaacttagttactcttataaacctatatttatatatcatacactccaaagagaaacctctataaattcaaataaaatgaaaaaaccaaccggtggatgtgattattacaataaattatgattgtggtaaaaaaattagccaatttcaccatattttcgaatccgatcgaattgatcaaccgttgtcacttgtatgtcttcttggttgaccgatgacatgatgaccacgaaacgtgcttattttttcacatcacgtatataaatattcagtcaatggatgtgcatggacataagataaaattttcaattttaattacaaatacattggcctataccaatttgcctcctaaagttgtatgacttatacattgcatttaaattgttgaggtccattctaaagcaaccataaagtggaagataaatttggagaaaccaaccgctcgatggagagattgtaatgttttatggtggttgtaaaaaatccagtcaatttagttctcgtttcgaattcaatcaactaggtcaaacttagttattcttataaacctatatttatatatcatacactccaaagagtaacctctataaattcaaataaaatgaaaaaaccgaccgttggatgtgattattacaataaattacgagtgtggtaaaaaaattagccaatttcaccatattttcgaatccgatcgaattggtcaaccgttgtcacttgtttTTTTAGaacatatatgcacatattctatatagaattatgaaaactatatatataaacacacacacacacacacacagagtatatatatatatatatatatatatatatatatatatatatatatatatatatatatatatataaacacacacacacacacacacatatctatatctatatatatataaacacacacacacacacacacacatatatagtgGAAAATAAAACAGAGCATAAAATTAATACATAAATATAATAAAATTACTGATATTAAAACTGGTTATTGAATTGACTGAGAttgaaaattaaattacaaaacataaacttACTAGTTTGAATGCATGAAGGGTTTACAGTGAGTACAGAAGGGAAAGGGAATGACTAAAGCGGAGGCTACTCAACACATGAGTTGCTCCGCTAAGACTagggagaaaatgaaagaaagaaatgaacTTGTGAAAAATGAAGCTTGTGATAACTGAAGGAGGGATGCTCCTTATATAGGACTTGACGCTCCGACAATTGGGTCAGACCATCTGCTTTTACTCGGAAAAGGCCAAAAACAGGAAGCAGCACGATTAGCTGTGTTTTTGCCTCGTGAGTGAATAGtaaaaagttactgttcatgaatAGTGAATTGTCTGTCTCGCGAATGAATAGtaaaaagttactgttcatgaatAGTGACTTGTCTGGTATTGGCTTTACTCGAAATCTTCATATGGATCTTGACTATCTTGGTAATCAGCCCATCTGGCTGTTTTACCAGGAGTGTCTGGATGACTGTGAGAAGAGGATGAGGAGCGGGAagaggcttcttcttcttcttcttcttcatcttcatcgttACTGAGGTTAGCAGCTTGTTCTAGGAGTTTCTTGGCTAACTCTTTCAATTCTTCTGACTTGGATGATGAATCGGATTTTGCTTTCCCCTTGGATTTTGAAGAGGAAGgtaacactactagaattatgctcatagacatcatGACAATTAAATCGGTGAGAaatacacgcgatgtaaaacaatgttagtaacatcgattcctcaaaaaccgatttgtatgcatataactgacatcggttttgaaattagCCGGTGACAAAACTTTCAtttgaattttcagaaaaaccctGAGCGGCTAAGTTAAAAAATTTTAAAGAAGCGCGGGGAAGGAAAAGCTCATTCCCACACTTAGACATATTTGGACTAAACATTGACTTTAGCTGGCCCTAACACTATTCGACCAAACCTCGCTTTCCTCCTCTTCGTTCTCCTCTTTCGACCAATACCGTCCTCCTCTTTGTTCTCCGTCTCCGACCAAAACCCTCCTCGTCTTCGTTCTCCAACTCCAACCAGAACCCGACCCTCCTCGTCCTCCTTCTTTTCTGCGTCGGACCAGCTCCTCTGCTTGAAGACGGTGAACATAATCCGAGTTTGAGGCCGGTGATttggagaaaatttgagcttttctttCATAGGTAATTCACGACTATGTTCAATGCATGTCTTCGAAGGATTTGTGAGTCCTTAATTCACTGATCtgcttattcaaaaaaaaaaattcaccgatctgcttttgtttcttaatttgcttcCAAGGATTTGATGGGTGTTTTTAGGTTTTGGGTTTACTTTTGTTTTCTGGTGGTGGGTTTGGTTCTCAAGGACTCAATGCTTGTATAAAGCCTCGTTCTTTTGGGTTTGTGATTCTGTTTTGCTCTGTTCCTTTTCTGATAGTCCGAAGCTTAAAGCTTCAAATTTTGGTGAGTTGTGCTTGCCAAGTTTGTGTCCTTTCCTTTTTTATATATGCATCAGAAACTTGAAGACTGGCCTGATAGTGTGATTGTTGATTTGAGCTTACGATTAAGTAACTAGAATCTGATGAGTGTTAGTATTCTAAAATTCGGTTCTCTCTTTTTCGATCAGTTCTGGGATGTTTCTTTCGGCTTATCGAGACAAGTCTGGGACTTTGGATGTCATTGAGGAAAAGATTGCAAGAGCAACTATGATTCCCAGGACCCATGGAGAGGTACTATTTAGTGTTTCTTTAATAGCCTGGAGCTTATCAACTCACAAAATCATAAGAAATATCGGTCTGTTGCATTGCCAAAGTGATTTATATACCTCAGATACACATAAGAATGTACTACATGCACAATTTTTTTGGTTGTGGGGGTGTGTGTGTAATGGGCAATGGTTTCAGGTTCTGTTTTTTGACATGCTGGTAGTGTTGACAATTTTACATAATCGCGGGTTTAATCTGGTTGTTAGTGGTAAATATTCCAAGTAATGATCAGATGCTGTGTTAATCACAGTGATGGCATTTCTCTTATGCTAATAACTATGTTTGACCCTGTTTATGAGTTTATATGCATGTGCCTCTACCCACCAAAGTAATTCAAAGTGATATGAACTCATTACAATATAAACTTTTGTCTTAATCACAATGATGACTTATCTTTTGTTGAATTAGTTAACCTTTTATTTCAGGCCAATTTGTAACATTGTCTGAGCTGTGAGGATATCATCATGTTTTAGGCATTCAACGTCTTGCGTTATGAGATTGGGCAGAAGTATAATTCTCATTATGATGCATTCCACCCGGAGGAATATGGTCCACAGACAAGCCAAAGGGTACATCTTCAGTATAAAATTCAGTTTTTCATTTGGTTATTATTTGTTTCTCCGTTAGTGGTCAATTTGCCTCTTCAATGATTAAACACTTCATATAACCATTAAGAAATTGTAATGATACCAAAAGGTTGTAAAGAATCCTTATATTAGTCCTAATTGACCTTGTGCAGGTTGTATCATTCCTGTTGTATTTAACTGATGTTGAAGAAGGTGGGGAAACAATGTTTCCATACGAGGCAAGATtcttattttctctttctttctttcaatgGCTCTTTTTGGTTCCTTGGTGAtcatccttttttctttttagctacAGAGTGGCTTGAACCTGGATGGAAAACATGATTCTCAGGAATGTATGGGTTTGAGAGTGAAGCCGCGCAGAGGAGATGGCCTTCTGTTTTATTCATTGTTCCCTAACGGTTCCATTGATCCGGTTAGTCTTTCATCCCATCATTGTCATTCTGTGAAACATGGAATTATAGAGATCATATGTCGATAAGGGTTTTATCACATTTTAGTTACTCGCCATTACTGATATTGCATAATGGTTGTGCTATACATTCATCGTGAAACAAGTTGAGTCAAAAAATGGTAAATCTTTATTGTCAGTGCTTTGAATTTTGTCAATCCCAAATCTTCAGGAAACTCGAAAAATGGTAAATCTTTATTGTCAGTGCTTTGAATTTTGAGTCTAAAATGATCTGAGAAAAGGGAATGTAGAAAGATGTTGATTCTGTTTGGTACCATTATATGGTTCATTTGAAGAACATAACAGGGGATTATTACAAAGAGTGATTAGTTAACTCTGTGTGTATGTTGTCTAAATTATAAGGACTCTCAACACCTGTTAATTAAACTTTAAAAGGGTTCATTTTCAAGACCATGTCACTTTGGCCCATGTGTCTTTTGCATCCCACCACAAGCCACCCACTATTTGTTCACACACATTTATACTATTTCAGTTGAAGATTTCTTCTACTACACTAATACTGTGATTGCTCTCTCTTTTTCATATTCCTTCCGTATCTCAATTGCCAACACATTTTTCCTTGTACTTTTAGATTCAGTATATATAGCTTGCTAGCTCAGCTAGAGAGAAACATTAAGTCTTAGTTCCTAAGTTGACAACTTCACTACACACACAAACTGATCAACTATACACAGAAGAAGTGATCAAGAAGTAGACTGCAGTAGTAGTAATGGCAGATTGGGGACCGGTGGTGATAGCGTTGGTGTTGTTTGTGCTGTTAAGTCCAGGGCTACTGTTTCAGCTGCTGGGGAAGAGCAGAGTGGTGGAGTTTGCAAACATGCAAACCAGCGGACTATAGTTGTATTATATGCTCTTAAGAACCTGTTCCTCTGTTTCTAGTGACAAATATGTCCAATTTTGTTTCCACTGCCACTTATttacttctttctttttatttagatGACTATGGTAGTAATCTAATTTTGTAGGTAGAATCCATCTCCCTTGGATGCACACAATGCATCCGTAATGAGAAGTAAGAAATCTATACTTGCTTTTGTTTATTCTTGAATCTTTTTGACATATTACTTAAGGAGCTGAAACTCTTGCCTTTTCTCTACTTGATGAAGCAGCTAAAGTAAGGCGGATTTATGATATTGCAAATGTTTCGTCCTCCATGAATCTTATTGAAAAGGTAAAACTTGTAGAACTTGTGATAGAGAAATATTAGAATTCATAATCTCTTAAACAGCTAGTATAATGTACTGCCAAGCCAAACTGTGCCCCTTGTTCAAAAATATGTAGACCCACGCAGTAGATACAAGGAAGCCTGCATATAAATGGTTGGGATTGAGAGGAAAAGATGCTACGAGTTCAGCTTCAGACGAGTCTAGAAAAAGAGCCTTTGGAATAGATATCACAAACGTTGTAAGAGGGGCAAAGTAGAATCTTCTACTGCTGGGAGATTGGAAGCTCAGAAACAAAAGCAACATGAGAGTATAGTACGGCAACGTGAGAGCATAGTACGTAAGGTTGATAGGAACAATTCAGAGGACTCGAAAGAAAATACAAAGAGCTACCAGTTTGGCACTTTTGCCCCAGTTACTATTGCCAGAGCTGGGAATTTCAACATGAAGAAGGTTGACTGGGACAATTTTTCCTCTACGTACTTACCGTCCCTAGTATCAGAATCAAGGTATCATCATCTTATGCTTCAGCCTGATGTGCAGGTATATGATAAGACATACAAGGCTTATATATATGGACGCAAGAAAAAGTGAAACTATTACTAAGCTACCTTGGTTTGTAGATTACTTGATTAATTGAAGAGCAATGCTCTCTTCAGTACTTGCCTTACAATTTCAGACATTCTTTCTTGTTCAGTGTAGATTATTTCTTTAGAAAAAGGGTTCTCAATTTAGTCACTGTGTTAGTgttctgaatttaatgatgttCTATTATTGTTCTGTATCTCTATTTAACTAGTTGGTGGTTGGTTACTTGATACATAAATAACAATATTACCAGTCTTTGCTTGTGCTTACTACTATTGTGAATATGCCTTTTAAGCTGGCCTTCTAATTAGTTGTCATTAACACACAGGTTTCACCAAGTTATAAAGGAATTACTTCCAACTGTCTCTTACTCAAGGTGAGTCTATAGTTATAAGTTTTATGATCTTGTTTAATTGGAGCAAATTTATATTGATATATTTTCTTgctaaattgaaattgtgcTGCATAACCTCTAAGATGTAGAATATACTTATTTAAGAGTTCAAGCAGTACCATTGTCAGGCATTGCATACTTGAAAGTTAAAATTGGTGTCAAACAATTATTTATGTGAGTCGGTAATCATTTTCTTGTACTATGAAACAATGGCTAAACCTCCAGCTAGAAAAATTAAGTTCCATCTAATTGATATATACATATTATGCAGGAGCATTAGAATGGGGCTGCTCCAGCTAGAAGTGTTCTGGCGTGGATCCTAATATAAATTTGAACGTGTCTTTATATGTGCAGGTCTTTCAACCTGTCTTTTGGTGAGGAATGTTACAAGCAAGGAGGATGGTAGTTATTACCACACATATGGTTCAGAAGTTTTGGTCACTAGCTTTGTGTATGTATAACTCTTTAAGTTCAACAAGAAGCTTAGTAGTTTTAGGTATTTTGATGCTTATAATTTTGCAAAACCTTTGGATGGTGTTAcaattgtgattgttggtttgtAATTGAAATGAGTTCATATTGGTATCTTACcaattttcaatttataaaGGACATGATGTATATACGCGTATTTCAAATCAGTATTAAACTAcaaaaacgatgtcattaaagaGATGATACATCagattggaaacaaaaatcgatgtctcTTTATTCAGTGCACATTGaattattaagtaagaaacgatgtaacacAATCCAATGGACATCGACTTaataagtaagaaacgatgtaaaacaatccaatggacatcgatttattaaatgaaaaacgatgtctagtataagtatgaacatcggtgccaacctcaaaaactgatgtttaatagaaaaatagacatcgcttcataaaaggaaacgatgtttaatAGATTAATGAACATCGGTCGCgtaatacaaaagaatgtagattcaATCTTAAATAGTGTGATATATGTCAAGTACCCGTAAAACTTATAAACAGCAGGCAAACTTCAAAAACACCGATGTGTAAGAGAATGTAACACATCGTTTCTagaatgagtaacgatgttaaaatgaatactacTGCTGTTGGACCTATATttcgttaagcattaaatgcataaatatgaaggtttaacaatatctaaaaacaccaatttgtgatcataatagcagtttaacatcGATTATGGAACATAATCCGATGTTTATTATTAtatgggacatcggtttttaaccgatgtctatttttttccgatcttttacatcacccactaacacatgtgcaaaaaaaaaattttacatcggtttctggccgatgtatatgagaaaaattctagtagtgtaacTTGTGGGATTGTGGCTTTGACTGAGAAGTGGATGCCAGTTGGGTTGGCATTGGAGTGACTGGAGATCTTGACTGAGAAGGTTGTGCTGGAGTGACTGGAAATTCTTCATTGAATTGGGAGATaattctttcaattttgaaattatcCCACCATTTGACTAGGAAGTGTCTGGAGACTACATGATCTTTGACTTCGTAATGCCATTTAAAGATCCAGGGGAGCTTGTATTTGGCCATAAAATGTAATGCGACTGGAAAATTCAGGTCATAATTTGTGAAATTCATGACTGTTGAGAAACAGGTGACTGCATTCTTGATTTCTTGTGGGAGGATATCGAAGGGGCAACCATGAGCCCTCCACCATCCAAGgaaccacattggaaattgtctGTTGAATTTGAAATCGAAATTTAAGAACCATGAATGACTGGAATCATCAGTTTGATGAAGGAAGATGGTATTCCATGCTTCTTCataatcataataattgaatGAGAGATCTCCGCATTTGTGGTAGGTGAAAGGAGGATCACCCCATTGAGAAAGAGAAATGATGCGAACTATGTAGAGAGAATGGtacaggattttggttgggtcttTTTTGTCAGGAATAGGTTTAATGGTGATTGACTTAGTTTCAAAAAGAATATCTCTATAAAACTTTAATGACTTGCTAGGGTGACTAGGTAAAAAATGAAAACCAGGAGGGTAATAAGATTTGACTAAAGACATTGGATTTTTTAGATGACTCATGGTTGGTTCAACATAAAAAAGATGGTGAACAGTTCGCTGAATGTAAGGagaggtttttttgtaatttgtttgTGAGTCAGATTTGAATGGGTCATATTGGTTGACTAGAGCTGACTGGTAATTGGGACGATTAGTACCAAGGGTGCTACCAATGGTATTGAATCTATTACTGGGTGGTAATGGTAGGGGTGGATGTCCAGCATAAGGAACTAAACTGGAAGATGACTCTTGTTTGACTGGTGTTGATGATTCTGGTTTGACTGTGTTTTTGGGAGCAGTTGGGCAAAAAGGGTCTTCATTTACTGGATTTGAGGGATTTCTCCCAGAGGATGATCGGGTCTTCATGTTTTGGAACCCTGTAGAAATTCTCGGGTTAGAAAGTCTGGAATGTGATTGTCACTGCCTTTAATGAatgcaatttcaaaatcaaaaatacttaAAATTGCCTGCCATCTGGCAAAGATCTGTTTACTAGCAATATTTTGAACATCTTTTTCTAGGACATCCTTTGCACTTTTGCAATCGACTCGAACTAAAATtttttgatttaataaatcatcttgaaatttactaatacataaaacaatagataaaatttcttttttaatagtACTGTAATTGCTTTGTGATTGATTCCAGACTCCGGAATAATATCTAACGATTTGCTCAGGATGAGTAGGAGAGATCTGTTGTTTTAAGACACCTCCATAACCAACTTCAGAAGCATCAGTTTCGACAATTTTGAAGGAATTGGCGAGGGGAATGCCAAGACATGGAAGGGTTTTGACATAACTCTTGATTTCTTTAACTAAATAAGTATGAACTGGTGACCAAGGAGGGGGATTAGCTtgtaatctatcaaataaaggtTTGCATTTCTTCCTTAGATTTTGGTAGAAGTCTGCCACATAATTTAATGATCCTAAGAACCTTTGCAATTGATTTTTGTCTAGGATGACATCAGGGAATTTGTCAGCAAACTGGATTACTCGATCTATTGGACTAATTTGGAGATGATGGATATTGAATCCTAAGAATCTAATATTAGTTTGAAAGAGTTTAATTTTTGAAGCAGAGACTACGAGACCATTGTTTTTTATGATGGTGAAGAATTGGTGCAAATGTTTCCAATGTTGATCGATTGATTGTGAGAAGATAAGGACATCATCAATATAGACTATGGAAAAATGACTATATGGGTTGAAAATGTCATTCATAATATTTTGGAATTCACTGGGGGCATTTTTAAGACCGAATGGCATGACATTCCATTCATAATGACCGAAAGGGGTGACAAAAGCAGTTTTGTATTTGTCTTCCTCACTAATTTGTATTTGCCAGAAACCAGAtttcatatcaaatttggagaaaaTGACAGCATTATTTAATCTGTTAATGAGATCTCGTTTATTGGGGATAGGATATCGAATCCACTCTAGAACTGTATTGAGAGGTTTATAATTGATGACTAAGCGTGGAGTTCCTCTTTCTAATTCGGCACTTTTCTGCACATAGAAGGCAGGACATGACCACGGGGATTTACTTTGTCTGATGATTCTTTTGTGAAGTAAatctttaatttcctttttgcAGAATTCCATGACTTCTTGATTCATTTGAATTGGACGGGCTTTGGTAGGAATATTTTTCTCATGGAATCCTTTAATGTAAGGGAGAGTGACAATATGTTTTTTTCTATGCCAAAAGGCAGTAGGAATATCCGAACATAATTcgttaataattttttcttcgaatgttttgactttttgttGGAGAAAAGGTTCTTGgagttgagtatcgattcgtttAAAATTGATTTCTTCTTTAAGAAATGTGATCTGCTTATATTTTGCCTGAATACAATTTAGTGTTTTTGAGATAGAATTTTCTTGGAAAGCCTTTAGGGTGTGTATTTCGGGATTGGATAGAAAGGTAAATTTTACTGGTTCACCAAATGGATAGGTGGTAACCCCATCATATTCTGTGGTAAAAGGATAAATTATAGTAATGAAAGGAAGTCCTAAAATTACTTTGTCGGTTAAGTTTTTGACTAAAACAAATGGTGTTTTGAAGCATACATTATTTTGACAAACATGAGCTTTAGGGATTTCATATTTTATATCCATCTTGGTTCCGTTAGCTGATCTTAAtgactcttttgttttttcaaagtaTTTAGAAGGTATTAAGCCTTCTTGGATACAGTTGAGAtctgcaccagaatcaataagcGCTGTTGTTACTAACTGGAAATCATTAATTTTAATTTGTACTGTGGTATACCATTTTTTGAGTTTGATTTGACGAATGATGCTGATAGTGTTTTGTTCTGATGTTTCCACATCATTTTGCCCAGGTGGATCGTTATTAAGAGGGTTGTCATTAGAATGCTGTAGTTTAAGGAATTCATGTTCTATTTTGAGAATAGTTAAGTCatgtttgatttctttgttgtcATGACTGATTtctaaatttgttttttgtaaagactgtatttgtgttttaattgtctTTACTTCTTGTTGTAGGTCTTggattgttatttcttttttactagTTTTAAATTTGTCAAAGGTTGAGGTAAGACAAATTTTTTCCTGAGGGATATTAACAACGTTTTCttgtgtgattaattttttcaatttcttaagATATTCTGATTTTAATTCTTGGTTATCGATTTTTCCTATTAGATCAATTAATAATTCCTCCTGTTCTTCTTGTTTGGAAAGAACATTTATAGTTTTGCAACAAGTATCGTTGCACCCGAAACAGATATCTGGTGAAGAGTGTTCATCAGAATCAGTTGAGGTGGAAGACTCTATTGGCATAAAATCATTTTCACTATGTTCATTTTCTGAGTCAGTGTTTCTTAATTCTAAAAGTCGAATAAGATTTTCCTGTTCTTCTTTACtgatttttaattgtttaatagtATTTTTTACTGGGCAGGCATTTGCAAAGTGACCAGGTTTGTTGCATTTATAGCATTTGGTTTTACTTTTGTCAAAAGGCTTTTTTGAATGATGATTTGTTTTTAGAGTAAAATTTATTTGGTTCAAAATCATTTTTGTTTCTTGAGTAAAATTTATTGCGGTTAAATTTTCTTGTTGTATGATGGTAGTCaaattcattatttttctttttatgtcgtCTGGAAGGAGGTAAAGATGGGAGACCATATTGTTCACAAAAATTGCCTAATTCATATTTGGCTGTTTTCTTATCGGATTTGACTTGAGAGTTTAGTTTCATATCTATACACATTTTTAACCCTTCTTTTTGGATAACGGTAATAATGTTTCCGTATGTAAGAGTATCATAATTAATGTGTCCTGTTTCATTACTTAAGACTTGTCTAATTTTGTGGGCAAAAAGTTTAGGTAAACCatttatgaatttttctttccaaaagggTTGGTTACTATCATCTCTAAGCATAACTCTAGAAATAAAAACATCTTTATACCATTTAAAATCGCTTAAGGTGGGGCATCTAAGATTACTAAGTTGATCATGGATTCTAGAGGTAATGTGACTAGGTGTGCCTATGAAATGTTGAATAATTGTATAAAATAGAGTATTGACAGCATCAGAGACTCCCATTCCTATGTGTTCATCAAAGATTGGAATTCCATCTTCGTCATGTTTAACTGCTTGTTTAATGGCTGCTCTGGAATCAGGAGTGAGATGTTTCTCCCACCAGGAATGAAGCATTCCTGTGAATCCTGTGGAGAGGATATCAATAATTTCAGGCTGGCTGAAATTATGATTGGTGACATAACTATTGGCTGCCATGGACATGTGATGTAATTTGTTTA encodes the following:
- the LOC133742352 gene encoding probable prolyl 4-hydroxylase 9, whose protein sequence is MFLSAYRDKSGTLDVIEEKIARATMIPRTHGEAFNVLRYEIGQKYNSHYDAFHPEEYGPQTSQRVVSFLLYLTDVEEGGETMFPYESGLNLDGKHDSQECMGLRVKPRRGDGLLFYSLFPNGSIDPVSLSSHHCHSVKHGIIEIICR